From the Phyllostomus discolor isolate MPI-MPIP mPhyDis1 chromosome 7, mPhyDis1.pri.v3, whole genome shotgun sequence genome, one window contains:
- the SEC13 gene encoding protein SEC13 homolog produces MVSVINTVDTSHEDMIHDAQMDYYGTRLATCSSDRSVKIFDVRNGGQFLIADLRGHEGPVWQVAWAHPMYGNILASCSYDRKVIIWKEENGTWEKTHEHTGHDSSVNSVCWAPHDYGLILACGSSDGAISLLTYTGEGQWDVKKINNAHTIGCNAVSWAPAVVPGSLIDQPSGQKPNYIKKFASGGCDNLIKLWKEEEDGQWKEEQKLEAHSDWVRDVAWAPSIGLPTSTIASCSQDGRVFIWTCDDASNNTWSPKLLHKFNDVVWHVSWSITANILAVSGGDNKVTLWKESVDGQWVCISDVNKGQGSVSASVTEGQQNEQ; encoded by the exons ATG GTATCAGTAATTAACACTGTGGACACCTCCCATGAGGACATGATT CACGATGCCCAGATGGACTACTATGGCACCCGCCTGGCAACCTGCTCCTCAGACCGGTCCGTCAAAATCTTCGATGTTCGCAACGGAGGGCAGTTCCTCATCGCAGACCTCAGGGG TCATGAGGGACCTGTGTGGCAAGTGGCCTGGGCCCACCCCATGTATGGCAATATCCTGGCATCCTGCTCCTATGACCGGAAAGTCATTATCTGGAAAGAGGAAAACGGCACCTGGGAGAAGACGCACGAGCACACAGGACATGACTCCTCGG TAAACTCTGTATGCTGGGCACCCCATGACTACGGCCTAATCCTGGCCTGTGGAAGCTCTGATGGGGCCATCTCCTTGCTGACATACACCGGGGAGGGCCAGTGGGACGTGAAGAAGATCAACAATGCTCACACT ATTGGCTGCAATGCTGTCAGCTGGGCCCCTGCTGTTGTACCTGGAAGCCTCATAGACCAGCCATCAGGGCAGAAGCCCAACTACATCAAGAAGTTTGCCTCTGGCGGCTGTGACAACCTCATCAAGCTGTGGAA GGAAGAAGAGGATGGCCAGTGGAAGGAGGAGCAGAAGTTGGAAGCACACAGTGACTGGGTTCGAGATGTGGCCTGGGCCCCTTCCATTGGTCTACCCACCAGCACCATCGCCAGCTGCTCCCAG GATGGTCGTGTGTTCATTTGGACCTGTGATGATGCCTCAAACAATACATGGTCTCCCAAACTACTGCACAAGTTCAATGATGTTGTGTGGCACGTGAGCTGGTCCATCACAGCCAACATCCTGGCCGTCTCGGGTGGAGATAATAAG GTGACCCTGTGGAAGGAGTCAGTCGACGGGCAGTGGGTGTGCATCAGTGACGTCAACAAGGGCCAGGGTTCCGTATCGGCTTCGGTCACAGAGGGCCAGCAGAACGAGCAGTGA